A window of the Myxocyprinus asiaticus isolate MX2 ecotype Aquarium Trade chromosome 11, UBuf_Myxa_2, whole genome shotgun sequence genome harbors these coding sequences:
- the LOC127448541 gene encoding coiled-coil domain-containing protein 80-like: MRGTDMLVFTVLCLLTWSVYVSESSPTDKQAKLRLTSIRGARLNNSRQSQIIRTGAGSWISDRPEQILGDEGINVTRNGHSRKVLAQRRPAQGGSRNPIQHDDGTPGARARVFRMPSNTGSPSLLASFAGKNRLLVISAPHDSEGYYRLMMSLLKPEVYCEMAERHMHQIVIFHQEGEMGGKIRRITNEGKVMEEPLDTALIPRLMNFLKLEKGKFGMVLLKKTLQVEERYPYPVRLEAMYEVIDQSPMRKMEKVRQKGFVQKCKGAGVEGQVVEGVLSIGPQVDSPMDRRPERKEVRKPIRRPPQATTTTTPTLTRPTTTTTTTTTKATTTTTRPTTTTHSTTTTTTKRSATTTTRATTTTQSTTRVHKTTNEPYYYNHKDRYKTKSTTSPTTIPVYYSKADTGKYGDNRTDKKEYGRKHTNVIPTQHKPSKVKPSKKKNGNKGISNAYEDKYDVGEPTDGYPEKKEEIVPTKKGKGRQDKTDKKKKKDKTDKLSKKDKAERRGKDGKGGKKNGKKILKTPEKEEYPKPTKRPLPSPPKRTLATFLDYFESRRRLILITVPTEENNMYVQQRDEYLEHVCEMAIRKISIITIFGTLTNSTMKIDHYQLENDKPMKGLKQEDLENQYLITELRKDFGMTYNDFFMVLTDLDMKRKQYYEVPIAMKAVFDYVDTFFSRIREMEQQKRDGVTCKKEDKPRSLENFLSRFRWRRRLFVISAPDDEEWAYQQQLYALTSQACNLGLRHVSILKLVGTELADMGGVLELYPINGTATVEREGISATLVRDIRNYFQISPEYFSMLLVGKDGNVKSWYPSPMWSMAIIYDLIDSMQLRRQEMAIQQSLGMRCPEDEYGGYGYHHGYHEGYQDGYHQGY, translated from the exons ATGAGGGGAACGGACATGCTTGTTTTCACAGTTTTGTGTCTGTTGACATGGTCGGTATACGTGTCAGAGAGCAGCCCGACCGATAAACAAGCCAAACTCAGGCTGACGTCCATAAGAGGAGCAAGACTCAACAATTCAAGACAGAGTCAGATCATTAGAACAGGAGCAGGTTCATGGATCAGTGACCGACCCGAACAAATACTGGGAGATGAGGGCATAAACGTTACCAGGAACGGACACTCCAGAAAGGTCTTGGCACAAAGAAGACCAGCGCAGGGTGGGTCTAGGAATCCAATTCAGCATGATGATGGAACACCTGGAGCCAGGGCCAGAGTATTCCGTATGCCAAGCAACACTGGTTCTCCAAGTTTATTGGCCTCATTTGCTGGGAAGAACCGCCTGCTGGTCATTTCAGCACCTCATGACTCTGAAGGCTACTACAGATTGATGATGAGCCTTCTCAAACCGGAGGTTTACTGTGAGATGGCAGAGCGCCACATGCATCAGATTGTGATATTTCACCAGGAAGGGGAGATGGGTGGCAAAATCCGACGCATTACTAATGAAGGTAAAGTGATGGAAGAGCCTTTAGATACAGCCCTCATTCCCAGGCTCATGAACTTCCTTAAATTAGAGAAAGGGAAGTTTGGAATGGTCCTTCTTAAAAAGACCCTACAGGTGGAGGAGCGCTACCCATATCCTGTCAGACTGGAGGCCATGTACGAAGTTATCGACCAGTCGCCCATGCGCAAAATGGAGAAAGTACGGCAAAAAGGCTTTGTGCAGAAGTGTAAAGGGGCTGGGGTGGAGGGTCAGGTGGTTGAGGGGGTCCTCAGCATCGGCCCCCAGGTTGATTCACCAATGGATAGGAGACCAGAGAGAAAAGAGGTGAGGAAACCCATCCGGAGACCACCTCAGGCGACAACTACAACTACACCAACTCTAACGAGACCAACAACCACTACCACCACCACAACTACCAAAGCAACTACCACCACCACAAGGCCCACAACTACAACCCActccaccacaacaacaacaacaaaacggtCTGCCACAACCACTACACGGGCCACCACCACCACTCAGAGCACCACGAGAGTTCACAAGACCACTAATGAGCCCTACTATTACAACCATAAGGACAGATACAAGACCAAAAGCACCACCTCACCCACCACTATTCCTGTTTATTATAGCAAGGCAGACACAGGAAAATATGGCGATAACCGTACAGACAAAAAGGAATATGGTCGCAAACACACCAATGTCATACCTACACAACACAAGCCTTCTAAAGTTAAGCCATCCAAGAAAAAGAATGGCAATAAGGGAATTAGTAATGCTTATGAGGATAAATACGATGTAGGAGAACCCACCGATGGTTATCCTGAAAAGAAGGAAGAGATTGTCCCCACCAAGAAAGGTAAGGGCAGGCAGGACAAGActgataaaaagaagaaaaaggacAAGACCGACAAGTTGTCAAAGAAGGACAAGGCAGAGAGGAGGGGAAAGGATGGAAAAGGGGGAAAGAAAAATGGTAAGAAAATTTTAAAGACCCCTGAGAAAGAAGAGTATCCGAAACCAACAAAGAGACCATTACCGTCACCACCCAAAAGAACTCTGGCAACCTTTTTGGACTATTTTGAAAGCAGAAGGAGACTAATT TTGATTACTGTTCCAACGGAGGAAAACAACATGTATGTTCAGCAGAGGGATGAATACCTGGAACATGTGTGCGAGATGGCCATCAGGAAGATTTCCATTATCACCATCTTCGGCACCCTGACAAACAGCACCATGAAGATAGATCATTACCAACTTG AGAATGACAAACCCATGAAAGGTCTGAAACAGGAGGATTTGGAGAACCAGTATCTCATCACAGAACTGAGGAAAGACTTTGGAATGACCTATAATGATTTCTTTATGGTTCTTACAGATCTGGACATGAAAAGAAAg cAATACTATGAAGTGCCAATTGCAATGAAAGCTGTGTTTGACTATGTCGACACGTTTTTCTCACGCATCAGAGAAATGGAACAACAGAAACGTGATGGAGTGACTTGTAAGAAAGAAGACAAGCCAAGATCATTAGAGAACTTCCTTTCCAg GTTTCGTTGGAGACGGAGGTTGTTTGTCATATCTGCACCAGACGATGAGGAATGGGCATATCAGCAACAGCTCTATGCATTGACCAGCCAGGCATGCAATCTAG GTCTTCGCCATGTGTCAATTCTGAAGCTAGTAGGGACAGAGCTGGCAGACATGGGTGGAGTGTTGGAACTTTACCCCATCAATG GAACTGCAACAGTGGAGCGTGAAGGAATATCTGCAACTCTAGTGAGGGACATCAGAAACTATTTCCAGATCAGCCCTGAGTACTTCTCCATGCTGTTGGTGGGGAAAGACGGAAACGTCAAGTCCTGGTACCCGTCCCCCATGTGGTCCATGGCCATCATCTATGACCTGATCGACTCTATGCAGCTCCGCAGACAGGAAATGGCCATccagcagtctctaggcatgcgCTGCCCGGAAGATGAGTACGGTGGCTATGGTTACCACCACGGTTACCATGAGGGTTACCAGGATGGCTATCATCAGGGTTATTAG
- the LOC127448548 gene encoding probable UDP-sugar transporter protein SLC35A5 isoform X1, translating to MRIAAEAVDRLDVCVRRYGQSYSFYTYDRPQLAFSIMAPSSSASSSCRCCCGCSRLCLRSSAYTLALGLGFVTLGTSRILLLKFSANEENKYDFLPASVNLMAEAIKLVFCLVMSVRVVVREGRSYKDLGCASILSYLKWSVPAFLYFLDNLLIFYVMTYLQPAMAVLFSNIVIFTTAILFRVVLKRRLSWVQWASLIILFLSIVSLTTGNGNQHAIALHGLHPAHISNPTNSCLKYAHPKLEHQNLTESEWMNGFPRKLWDSQLIHKLNSFGLGYILLLLQCFISALANIYNEKILKEGEQLVESIFIQNSKLYVFGLIFNSLTLLLHSDYRDLTLHCGLLYGHNVFSIALVFITAALGLSVAFILKFRDNMFHVLTGQITTVIVMALSLFLFDFRPSMDFFLQAPAVLLAIFIYHSSKLKDPEYTLQQERLRVINGEVFERSRGDGEELERLTKANTDSDSEEESF from the exons ATGCGCATAGCTGCGGAAGCAGTGGACAGGTTGGACGTTTGTGTGAGAAGATATGGGCAA TCATACAGTTTTTACACCTATGACCGGCCTCAGCTTGCGTTCTCCATAATGGCCCCTTCCTCTTCCGCATCCTCTTCTTGCCGTTGTTGCTGTGGCTGTTCACGACTATGCTTAAGATCTTCAGCCTACACCTTGGCTCTGGGCCTGGGTTTCGTCACCTTGGGAACCAGTCGCATACTATTACTAAAATTCTCAGCCAATGAAG AAAACAAATATGACTTTCTCCCTGCCTCAGTGAATTTAATGGCAGAGGCCATCAAACTAGTATTTTGTTTAGTGATGTCGGTACGGGTGGTCGTTCGAG AGGGCCGTTCATATAAAGATTTGGGATGTGCCTCTATTCTCAGTTATTTGAAATGGTCTGTCCCTGCATTCCTCTACTTCCTTGACAATCTTCTAATCTTCTATGTGATGACCTATCTGCAACCT GCCATGGCTGTATTGTTTTCCAATATTGTTATTTTCACAACCGCCATTCTTTTCCGAGTGGTTCTGAA GAGGCGCTTGTCCTGGGTACAGTGGGCATCTTTGATCATTTTGTTCCTGTCCATTGTGTCGCTGACCACTGGCAATGGTAACCAGCATGCCATCGCTTTACATGGCCTCCACCCAGCCCACATTTCCAACCCCACCAACAGCTGCCTGAAATACGCCCATCCCAAGTTAGAGCATCAGAACCTTACCGAATCAGAGTGGATGAATGGCTTTCCACGTAAGCTGTGGGACAGCCAGCTCATCCACAAGCTCAACAGCTTTGGCTTGGGATACATCCTCCTGCTGCTACAGTGCTTCATCTCTGCATTGGCCAACATCTACAATGAGAAGATCCTCAAGGAGGGGGAGCAGCTGGTGGAGAGCATCTTTATCCAGAACAGCAAGCTGTATGTCTTTGGTCTGATCTTCAACAGTCTCACATTGCTCCTGCACTCTGATTACCGTGATTTAACGCTGCACTGCGGCCTCCTTTATGGCCACAACGTCTTCTCCATTGCTCTGGTCTTTATCACTGCTGCTCTAGGTCTCTCTGTGGCTTTCATCCTCAAGTTCCGTGATAACATGTTTCATGTGCTGACAGGCCAGATCACCACAGTGATTGTCATGGCGCTCTCGCTCTTCCTTTTTGACTTTCGGCCATCGATGGATTTCTTCCTGCAGGCGCCTGCAGTACTGCTAGCCATCTTTATCTACCACAGCAGTAAACTAAAGGATCCAGAGTACACTCTGCAACAGGAGAGGCTTAGGGTAATCAATGGTGAAGTGTTTGAGAGGTCAAGAGGG GATGGAGAAGAGTTAGAGAGACTAACCAAGGCCAACACAGACAGCGATTCGGAAGAGGAGTCTTTTTAA
- the LOC127448548 gene encoding probable UDP-sugar transporter protein SLC35A5 isoform X2, which translates to MAPSSSASSSCRCCCGCSRLCLRSSAYTLALGLGFVTLGTSRILLLKFSANEENKYDFLPASVNLMAEAIKLVFCLVMSVRVVVREGRSYKDLGCASILSYLKWSVPAFLYFLDNLLIFYVMTYLQPAMAVLFSNIVIFTTAILFRVVLKRRLSWVQWASLIILFLSIVSLTTGNGNQHAIALHGLHPAHISNPTNSCLKYAHPKLEHQNLTESEWMNGFPRKLWDSQLIHKLNSFGLGYILLLLQCFISALANIYNEKILKEGEQLVESIFIQNSKLYVFGLIFNSLTLLLHSDYRDLTLHCGLLYGHNVFSIALVFITAALGLSVAFILKFRDNMFHVLTGQITTVIVMALSLFLFDFRPSMDFFLQAPAVLLAIFIYHSSKLKDPEYTLQQERLRVINGEVFERSRGDGEELERLTKANTDSDSEEESF; encoded by the exons ATGGCCCCTTCCTCTTCCGCATCCTCTTCTTGCCGTTGTTGCTGTGGCTGTTCACGACTATGCTTAAGATCTTCAGCCTACACCTTGGCTCTGGGCCTGGGTTTCGTCACCTTGGGAACCAGTCGCATACTATTACTAAAATTCTCAGCCAATGAAG AAAACAAATATGACTTTCTCCCTGCCTCAGTGAATTTAATGGCAGAGGCCATCAAACTAGTATTTTGTTTAGTGATGTCGGTACGGGTGGTCGTTCGAG AGGGCCGTTCATATAAAGATTTGGGATGTGCCTCTATTCTCAGTTATTTGAAATGGTCTGTCCCTGCATTCCTCTACTTCCTTGACAATCTTCTAATCTTCTATGTGATGACCTATCTGCAACCT GCCATGGCTGTATTGTTTTCCAATATTGTTATTTTCACAACCGCCATTCTTTTCCGAGTGGTTCTGAA GAGGCGCTTGTCCTGGGTACAGTGGGCATCTTTGATCATTTTGTTCCTGTCCATTGTGTCGCTGACCACTGGCAATGGTAACCAGCATGCCATCGCTTTACATGGCCTCCACCCAGCCCACATTTCCAACCCCACCAACAGCTGCCTGAAATACGCCCATCCCAAGTTAGAGCATCAGAACCTTACCGAATCAGAGTGGATGAATGGCTTTCCACGTAAGCTGTGGGACAGCCAGCTCATCCACAAGCTCAACAGCTTTGGCTTGGGATACATCCTCCTGCTGCTACAGTGCTTCATCTCTGCATTGGCCAACATCTACAATGAGAAGATCCTCAAGGAGGGGGAGCAGCTGGTGGAGAGCATCTTTATCCAGAACAGCAAGCTGTATGTCTTTGGTCTGATCTTCAACAGTCTCACATTGCTCCTGCACTCTGATTACCGTGATTTAACGCTGCACTGCGGCCTCCTTTATGGCCACAACGTCTTCTCCATTGCTCTGGTCTTTATCACTGCTGCTCTAGGTCTCTCTGTGGCTTTCATCCTCAAGTTCCGTGATAACATGTTTCATGTGCTGACAGGCCAGATCACCACAGTGATTGTCATGGCGCTCTCGCTCTTCCTTTTTGACTTTCGGCCATCGATGGATTTCTTCCTGCAGGCGCCTGCAGTACTGCTAGCCATCTTTATCTACCACAGCAGTAAACTAAAGGATCCAGAGTACACTCTGCAACAGGAGAGGCTTAGGGTAATCAATGGTGAAGTGTTTGAGAGGTCAAGAGGG GATGGAGAAGAGTTAGAGAGACTAACCAAGGCCAACACAGACAGCGATTCGGAAGAGGAGTCTTTTTAA